In Ovis aries strain OAR_USU_Benz2616 breed Rambouillet chromosome 14, ARS-UI_Ramb_v3.0, whole genome shotgun sequence, a single genomic region encodes these proteins:
- the XRCC1 gene encoding DNA repair protein XRCC1 isoform X7, translated as MSPAESRSGSNSNRVRIFGPDKLVRAAAEKRWDRVKIVCSQPYSKDAPYGLSFVRFHSPPDKDEAEASSQKVTKLGQFRVKEEDESASSLKPGALFFSRINKTPPVAAGDPAGPSYAAATLQASSAASSASPASKAAGSTFKVRSPDPGGAEKEERSWRPQHNPPPQPQESPKGKRKLDLNQEEKKTPSKPSAQPSVPALKRPKLPAPPRTPATSPTPAPARGAAPEKLRGEGAEPKAPRAGPQELGKILQGVVVVLSGFQNPFRSELRDKALELGAKYRPDWTPDSTHLICAFANTPKYSQVLGLGGRIVRKEWVLDCHRMRRRLPSRRYLMAGSGSSSEDEGGSHSGSSGNEAPKAPRKRPQTKAKPPQAAGPSSPQRPPTPEETKPASPGAQEDNDDTEAEQSEGRDNGAEDSGDTEDELRRVAEQKEERQPPGQEENGEDPYAGSTDENTDHEGPPESPDLPIPELPDFFQGKRFFLYGEFPGDERRTLSRYVTAFNGELEDYMSERVQFVITAQEWDPSFEEALTDNPSLVFVRPRWIYSCNEKQKLLPHQLYGVVPQA; from the exons ATGTCCCCTGCCGAGAGTCGCAGTGGCTCAAACTCCAACCGCGTTCGTATCTTTGGGCCTGACAAGCTCGTCCGGGCAGCAGCAGAGAAGCGCTGGGACCGAGTCAAAATTGTCTGCAGCCAGCCCTACAGCAAG gaTGCCCCCTATGGCCTGAGTTTTGTACGGTTTCACAGCCCCCCAGACAAAGACGAGGCCGAGGCCTCATCCCAG AAGGTGACCAAGCTCGGCCAGTTCCGTGTGAAAGAGGAGGATGAGAGTGCCAGCTCCCTGAAACCCGGGGCTCTCTTCTTCAGTCGTATCAACAAGACACCCCCAG TGGCAGCCGGTGACCCGGCAGGACCCAGCTATGCAGCGGCTACACTGCAGGCCTCCAGTGCCGCCTCCTCAGCCTCCCCAGCCTCCAAGGCAGCAGGCAGCACCTTCAAGGTGAGATCACCAGACCCTGGGGGGGCAGAAAAGGAGGAGAGGAGCTGGAGGCCTCAGCACAACCCACCCCCTCAGCCTCAGGAGTCCCCCAAAGGCAAGAGGAAGCTGGATttgaaccaagaagaaaagaagacCCCCAGCAAACCATCAGCTCAGCCCTCAGTACCTGCCCTCAAAAGACCCAAAT TGCCAGCTCCCCCCCGTACCCCAGccacttcccccacccctgccccagcacGAGGGGCGGCACCAGAGAAGCTCCGAGGAGAAGGCGCTGAGCCCAAGGCCCCCCGCGCAGGCCCGCAGGAGCTGGGGAAGATCCTCCAGGGTGTGGTGGTGGTGCTGAGTGGCTTCCAGAACCCCTTCCGCTCGGAGCTCCGGGACAAGGCCCTTGAGCTGGGGGCCAAGTATCGACCGGACTGGACTCCAGACAGCACGCACCTCAT CTGCGCCTTTGCCAACACCCCCAAGTACAGCCAGGTCCTTGGCCTCGGAGGCCGAATCGTGCGCAAAGAGTGGGTGCTGGACTGTCACCGCATGCGGCGGCGGCTGCCCTCGCGGAG GTACCTCATGGCTGGGTCAGGCTCGAGCAGCGAGGACGAGGGGGGCTCTCACAGCGGCAGCAGTGGGAATGAAGCCCCCAAGGCTCCCCGAAAG CGCCCCCAGACCAAAGCCAAGCCCCCTCAGGCAGCAGGACCTAGCTCACCCCAGAGACCCCCAACCCCAGAAGAGACCAAACCAGCCTCACCAGGGGCCCAGGAAGATAATGACGACACTGAGGCGGAGCAGTCAG AAGGACGGGACAACGGGGCAGAAGACTCTGGGGACACCGAGGACGAGCTGAGAAG GGTGGCcgagcagaaggaagaaaggcagcCCCCTGGTCAGGAGGAGAATGGCGAGGACCCGTACGCAGGATCCACAGATGAGAACACGGACCATGAGGGCCCCCCGGAGTCTCCCGACCTGCCGATTCCCGAGCTCCCAG ACTTCTTCCAGGGCAAACGCTTCTTCCTTTACGGGGAGTTCCCAGGAGACGAGCGGCGGACACTCAGCCGCTATGTCACAGCCTTCAACGG GGAGCTTGAGGACTACATGAGTGAGCGGGTCCAGTTTGTGATCACCGCGCAGGAGTGGGACCCCAGCTTTGAGGAG GCCCTGACGGACAACCCCTCCCTGGTGTTCGTCCGCCCCCGCTGGATCTACAGTTGCAATGAGAAGCAGAAGTTACTTCCCCACCAGCTCTACGGGGTGGTGCCCCAGGCGTGA